The DNA sequence CTATGTAGATGATTAAAGTAATCACATAATTTCTCTTAACTTCATGATTAAGCAAAAAGAGTCCCACTATCTCCCTCAAAAAATAGGTTAGTTCTTTTAAGTGTCAGCATCCATTTTGTGTTGATATTATTATATACTTGTGTAAATATCCATTTGTTCTATTATCATTTGAAGTTAAGTAGTGTGTTAAATTATTTGAGTGGATAAAATTAAATTCTTGTTGACTGCTCAAGTACAAAGATTTGAATTTTTGGGCATTTTTATGGCTATTTTGCCTGATAATTATGGGTTTAATTCCGGCAAAGATTGTATATTTCCGGCTGGTGTAAGAGTTCTTTTTGTGGATCATGACTTTACTTGATTGAAGATTATAGAGCAGATGCTCACAAAATGCAAGTATCTTGGTGAGGAAGGCCCTTACTTGATTTAAGTCTTTACTGCTACAGATAACTTAAATACGTATGTGTTAATGTTATTAGAGAGTGGGCAAATTTATAATGAGTAGTGCAAGATTTTATCGTTAATGGCCTCATTGTCAGGTCTGTGGATAAGGTTATTGAGGATCACGGATGTGCAGGCCTGTTTTCCAGTTAATTGCAATTAAGGTGCTTAAGAATACTGTATACAAAGTCACTGACCTAGCTAGAGGTCTATCTAGTTAGCAAGATTGTCTTTTTCATATGGGCGGTTGTTACTTCTACTGATGTGCAGAAGAAATTGGGAAATGATCTCAGAATTGACAGATTGATTTATGcctaaatttgctttatgtgTACATTTTAATGCTCTAAATTGTAGTCTGACTTGGTTCAGGTACTTTAGGAGATCCGCTTGAATCATCTCTTCTACCTGTTTATCTCTATGACTACACCCTGGAGATTTTCTTAAACAAGATCTCGATTATCAGAAAGACTTGAGCTACACAAGTCTGCAACTGCAAGACTGCAGTAGATTGATGTTGCAGGGTGACAAAAATATAATATGAAGGTTAAGATAATAAGAGGTTTTGGGAGTAAACTGAAAGAAACATGATATTGATGCTAAATTATAGTTCCAGATTAAGATACAAAGAGAAGACCCCTGAACTATATAGACAACTATACAGACTAGGGGACAAAAGATCTTTAAGAAGATAAAACAACAAGCCATAACAAACTATCCTAATAGAACAGAACACTAGGGACCATTAACCAGCAACTATGTTTGGAAGAGAGTGCTCATTAGCAGGGTTAGACTTATTGCTGCTAACAGAAACTTTCATGTTATCATTGCATAATGTAACACCCCCTTCAAGTTGGATGGTGTAAACAAGTTGCAGACATTCAACTTGGAATTAAAGAATGCTAATTGGGATGCACCAACGGCTTTGGTAAACATATCCGCAGGTTGCACTGATGTAGGAAGATGAAAGGTGGAAATGATTCCTTGTTGAAGTTTTTCTCTAACCAGATGGCAGTCTATTTCAATGTGTTTTGTTCTTTCATGAAAGACTGGGTTATCTGCAATGTACAAGGCGGATTTGCTGTCACAGTAAAAAGGAACAGGAAGTTGTTGAGGTAATTGGAGATCTTTGAGAAGAGCAAGCAGCCATGATACCTCACAACAAGTATCTGTCATTGCTCTATACTCTGCCTCTGCAGATGATCTAGAGACAGTGTGTTGCTTTTTGCATCTCCATGAGATCAAAGACGATCCAAGCATAATGCAGAAACCAGTTAAGGAATGTCTAGTATTAGGACACCCTCCCCAGTCTGAGTCACTGTATGCAGACAATTGAAGAGATTCAGAGGCAGGAATAAGAATACCTTGGCCAGGAGATTGTTTAAGATATCTGAGAACTTTATATATTGCTTGTAGATGATCAATTCTAGGACATGATAAAAATTGAGACAAAACATGAACAGAGTATGATAAATCTGGCCTTGTAATAGTGAGGTAGATTAATCTTCCTACCAGTCTCCTGTAAGTATTGATGCCTGATGCTGACAGAAGGGGAGATTGATTGCCCAGAAGTTGATGATTTTGCTCAATTGGAACCACAGATGGTTTAGCAGCAGTAAGACCAGTGTCCTTTAACAGATCAAGAGTATACTTCCTCTGATTGAGGTAGAAACCTTGAGTTGATCTAGCAACTTCAATGCCCAGAAAGTATTTCAAGGGACCAAGATCCTTGATTTGAAATTGAGAGTGTAGAAACCTTTTCACATTAGTAATCAAGATGTTTGAAGAGCCTGTAATCAGCATGTCATCTACATAGACTAGCACAGCTACAAAACCACCATCTTTTCTTAAAGTGAATAAACTATTGTCACTATGGGATTTTTGAAAGCCAAAAGATAATAGAGCAGTAGAGAGTTTGATATACCAATCTCTGGGGGCCTGTTTAAGGCCATAGATAGATTTCTTTAGGAGACAAACCATTGGGGCAAAACTGTTGGATATAGATTGGGAAGACAAGATTTTAAAACCTGGAGGAAGTCTCATGTACACAGTTTCTTTGAGgtcaccatttaggaaggcattTGCAACATCCATCTGAGTTAAAGGCCAATGTTTGTAGGCTGCCATTGCTAGAAGTAATCTAACTGTCACCATTTTGGCTACTGGTGCAAAAGTCTCAAAGTAGTCAAGACCAGCAGTTTGGGTGAATCCTTtggcaaccaaccttgccttataCCTTTCTACAGAACCATCAGGGTTATATTTCACTTTGAAAATCCATTTGCAGTCAACTACATGGTAATGAGGGAGTTGAGGGACAATGGTCCAAGTATTATTGTTTTCTAAGGCTAGGATTTCAGCTTGCATAGCTTTGCACCAGTTGGGATTGGAAACAGCTTGAGAGAAAGTATAAGGTATAGGTATTTGGGAAGTGGCGGCAACATAGGCTTTATGCGAGGAACTGAGATTATCATAAGTTAGATAATTCTGAATGGGGTATGTACAAGCAGCAGCAGAACACATACCTTCACCTATCTTGAAGTGAGAGAGATTGGTGCTGTATGTGGGTAAGGTAGTTGGTAAGCCAACAAAGTCCTTGAACCTGTGGGAAAGATGTTTAGATCTTACTGGTCTGGTATGCATAGGTTCTTGAGGGATATGACTATTTTCTGCAGAGTCAGATTCATCAGTATGATCTTCATGAGAGGGATTTTGATTAGAACTGAGAGAAATTTCTGTATGCTGCATAGGATGAGCATCAGATTGATCAAGAGATGGACTATTAGGAGGATATAGAAAAGTTTTGTCAAAAGGATTGGATGTGTTTGTTTGAAAAGGAAATTCAGTTTCAACAAAAGAAACATCCCTGGACACAACACACTTTCTAGAAATCAAATCAAGAATTTTGTACCCCTTCTTGGCAAAAGGGTAACCAATGAAGACACCCTTGATGCATCTCTGACTAAACTTATCATGAGTTGGGCCTGTGACAGTGGCATAACACAGGCACCCAAAGACTTTAAGGTGAAGGTATTTAGGTGGAGTATGAAACAACATTTCATAAGGGCTTAGATAGTTGAGTTGCTTGACGGGAAGCAGGTTGACAATATGGGTAGCAGTAAGAATAAAGTCACCCCAGAAACTATTGGGCATGTGAGATTGGAATTTTAGAGACCTGGCAATGTTTAACAGGTGTTTATGTTTTCTTTCCACTctcccattttgttgaggagagTAGGGACAACTGGTTTGATGCACAATTCCAAGAGAAGACAAATAAGAGCTCATATCAGAATTAACAAATTCTGATCCATTATCAGTTCTTATGGTTTTTACAGTGATTTTGAATTGATTTTGAACATAAGAAACAAAGTGTTTAATCAGATTTGTGACTTGAGTTTTATGAGCAAATAGAAACACCCAAGTGGCCCTTGAGTGATCATCAATAATGGTCAAGAAATAGGAGCATTTATTATGAGTAATTTGCTTATAAGGACCCCAGACATCTATATGAACAAGATCAAAATTGTTAGGACTGTAAGAATTACTATTAGTAAAAGTAGTCCTGTGTTGTTTGGAGAAATGGCAAACATCACAAACTTGATTAAGATCAGAATGAGTTTTAACAAAAGGCAGCTTTTGTAAGACTGCAAAAGAAGGATGGCCCATTCTAAGGTGCCAAAGACTTGAAGTATCAGACTTACTACAATGAGTACTGTGAACCATAAAATTAATAGGGTTTGTTACACAAGTAGTCTGAATAGTATTACTAGAAACAAAAGTAGAACTGGAGTTTGGCTTGAGGCTGATAGGTTGCAACTTGTAAAGACCTTCATGACAATCACCAATCTCTCTCTCCTTCATCAGGGTAAGGTCCTGTATCATACATTTGGTTTTTGAGAAAGATACCACACAAGGAGAGTGAGATGTTAGTTTAGCAATTGAAATAAGGTTGCAATGAAAGGTGGGAACACAAAGCACCTCGTATAAAACTAAGTTAGGAGCAAGAGTAAGATTTCCAATATAAGTAATATTTTCTGTTTCTCCATTGGGTAAGTGAAGGACTGAGTTTATAGGTTTAACATCATGTAAAAGATGCAGTTGAAAGGTTATGTGATTTGTGGCACTGGAATCAATTATCCACAGACTAGAATCAGCTTTATTAAGGAAATGAGTAGTGTTGACCATGACTGCAGAACTAGAGAAATTATTGTTCATATAAGAGAGTTTAGGTATACCAGATAGCTGAAATCCGGATGATGAAGGAGTCATTTTGTCTTGGAGCATCTTTACAATCTGTTGACATTGTACTTCTGAGAGAGTGATATTGCTATCCTTGGAGCTGTTTGCAGAATAGTCAATTGGAGGTCCTTGAGTTCCTTTGGCAGAGACTTGAGCTACTGCTTTGACATCAGTGTTCATTGGTCTTTTTAATTTTGGCTTGGGTTTTCCATAGAGTTTATGCCATTCCGGGTAGCCATGAAGATAGAAGCACTTGTCTTTTAAGTGTCCTGGATTTTGACAAAACTCACAAAGTACATTGTGATCATTAGAAGCTCTTTTTTGCACATTTCCAGTTGGATTAAAAGGTTTGAATTTGTTGTTGAATCTCACATTCATAGCCATATTCTCAGAGATAGGAGGAACACTATTAGCAAACTCTCTTTGAGATTCTTCTTGGAGTAGCAGAGAGAAGGCATGATTTAATGTAGGAGTGGGTCTCATCATAAGAAGTTGACCTCTAACAGCTGTGTACTGATCCCCCAACCCCATCAAGAACTGACTTAGTTTGACCATGTCTTCATACTTTTCCAGTTTCTGGGCATTCTCACAAGCACAGTTACtattaacacacacacacttggGTATAGGAGATAGACAGTCAATTTCAGCCATAAGGGTCCTATATTTGGTAAAGTAAGAAGTAATAGGCATGTTGCCTTGATGCATCGAAGCCAATTCTTTTCTTAACTGAAAAATTCTAGGTAGATTTGACTGAGAGAATCTAATTGCTAAATCATCCCAAATCTGTTTTGCAGTAGAAAAATAAGCAACACTGTTTCTTATTTCAGTAGATATAGAGTTTAAAAGCCAAGAGACTACCATGTCATTACATCTAACCCACAGAGGATATTCAAAAGTGTCATTACTAGGTTTGACAAGAGAACCATCAATCATTCCTAGTTTCATTTTGGCAGATAAAGCAATAGATATAGATCTACTCCGCTGATGGTAGTTTTGCTCAGTAAGAAGTTGGGTTACCAGAGGAATACCTGGGTTATCAGAGTTCTGAATGTAGAAAGGGTGGTTTGAATCAATAGTGCTCACCATGGTTGTGGATGAGCTTGAAGCATTGGTCGAAGCTGTACCTGAGATTGTACTAGCtccagcaacagcagcagcatAAGAGTTTGCCATAATAAAGAAAGCAAAGCTCTAAATATCTTAATAATACTTAAGGTTTTAACGGAATTTGGTGAGAACTGGTATGGAGgtatgctctgataccatgacaAAAATATAATATGAAGGTTAAGATAATAAGAGGTTTTGGGAGTAAACTGAAAGAAACATGATATTGATGCTAAATTATAGTTCCAGATTAAGATACAAAGAGAAGACCCCTGAACTATATAGACAACTATACAGACTAGGGGACAAAAGATCTTTAAGAAGATAAAACAACAAGCCATAACAAACTGTCCTAATAGAACAGAACACTAGGGACCATTAACCAGCAACTATGTTTGGAAGAGAGTGCTCCTTAGCAGGGTTAGACTTATTGCTGCTAACAGAAACTTTCATGTTATCATTGCATAATGTAACACAGGGAACTATGGAAGTAATCAAATGCATTGTCCCCCTGCATACATGCAGTTTTATACTTCATCCTAACAAGTTGATTTCACTCTAATAGAAATCTAAATTCATTCATTGATTTGTTCTTTCTGAGTTGTTTTTTTATCCAAAATATCTGCTCAGTTGTGTACTCTTCAATGCAGGTCTCTCATATTGATTCAATATGCACACTGATATAAAACAGACATTAGCAGACAGTTAATATAACTTCAAAGCATAGCGGATTATTTTGTCAATTAATATAACTAATGTGATTGATGTAACTTATTATGGTTACACTGATGAAAGTGTCAATATGATGTTTGATCACAGATGATGCCAGAGAATATGAGTATTAGCTGTAGTGTGTTTTGAAAGTACAATAAACAGTTATTCCTTCACTTGGATAGAAATTGGGACTTGAAGGTTTCCAAAGATAATCCTTTCTCAATGTATTCAATATTAGAAGGGTTGAATGGCCCTTTGATTCTGTCTATTGACTTGATCTCAGCCCTTGCTGGAAGTATACTTCTTGATGGATCTGGACTTGTACTGTGGCTCAAGCTTGATGAGAATCCCTGATAAATAAAGTAAACAGCCATTGACAGTGTCATATATATTCGGAACATAAACACTTAAGAAGAACATCGACAACCTAAAAGAAAACCACACGATAATCAAGGGCACTGGTTAATGCGGTGGATATAATCACATAAATTACGATGAACAGGGACGTTGGTTAATGCATACTCGCGATAAAATCAGTTTCGAGAAATAAGAAGACATGCAGAGAGCCAATGTTATTGGCAGCTACTGACCTTGAAGACAAGAATTTCAACTTCCTGATCATCCACCTCTGCTTTTACAAGAAGTGCTACTTCCCTCACACACTCACTGTAATATTCCAGCATTGCTATATCTTCATTGTTCCCGTAACCAATTCCATCTCcctcttcatcatcatcatcctcatcatATCGAATTCTCCTCCTGGCATGGACAACAATGCAGGAAGCACATCGAATTTTGCCTGATTTGTACAGGCCAAACGACGAAATGCAAGGAGATTTGCAACCAAAATTAGCAGCAACATTATTACATGAAACTGAAGGCAAGAAAAAATCTGAAGATGACTTGATGCTCTTCAACATAGGTACCAAGTGAACTGAACACTGCATAGATAAGGTTTCCATTATAGTGCCTACAAACATTCAATTCATAACCACTCATTTATTTTGCTTGTTTATTACCACAACTTTTGAATCGTgcaaatttaaatatttatgtcAAAAAATCCATGAAAAATGTGAAATTCCTGCTTCTCCAAGCTGTAAACTTGAAAAAGAATCACAAATATAGAACCAATAATTTGTTcctatttgtaaaaaaaattgtTCAATAATACACAAAAAATGTGAACAAATATACAAAATAACTTTTATCATTTTTACTCTCTTGTACACATAGTAGAGCAAATAATACTGACAAGGTCCTGACCTATTGAAAATGTGAGTTGTATTATAGTTATATGTTCGATTTCTCTTTCtctttataatttttataaaatacgATTTTGTGATCAAAACAAAACTATCCGAATCAAATtgataatttaaaaaataaatgaaCTAGAAATTTAATCACAATTTAACTTTTAAACATAAAAAAGGTTTTGATTACAACTTACAAGTCAAATAATAGTTTGCATAGTCAATTAAATTTGACTGCAGTAAAAATACAGtcaataattaacaataatttTCCTTTTACTTTCCACGTGTCACACACCTATACATACAAACAAAATGTGATACATACATACACACCTACTTCAATTACACACAACTAACAAATCAAACCACATAACTAACGTGTTCTTCCCTCCCTCCACTTTTTCTCTCTCTAGATCTACTTCAATCAATTACTCAATTATACATACATACATTGTATctattattttgattattcatGTGCTTTTTACTGATCGGAAGTAATGTCGACGGAACGGTTGAATTCCGGCGGTTATTACGTTCAAATGCAATCGGAGGCGACGTCGTTTCGTCATACTGAGTCGACGACTCGGATGTTTGATGAGTTGCCTAGTGCTACGATTGTTCAAGTGTCGCGTCCTGATGCTAGTGATATTACTCCTATGCTGTTGACTTATACTATTGAGTTCTCTTACAAGCAGGTAATTTGTCAATAGTGTATATATatgagagagagagggggagggagagagagagagagagtcgtGAGTCAATCTGTGatgagggagggagggagagggggagagggagagggagagagggcGGGAGAGAGGGCGAGAGAgagagtagagagagagagagagagagagagagagagagagagagagttctCTTAAAAGCTTTTGTTTGATTGAGGACCTAAATGTGTGTGTGATTAGTTATTGATTGTTTGTGATTAATGAATTCTAGTTTGTAGTTTCACTTTTATGCCTAGTGAAAGTAAAACTGGGAGTTAATTCGGTACTTAGGAGTTTAGATTGCATTTTACATTTAAAATAGTTAATGATCGATGTGTTTTAATCTGCTTACATAATATTTTGCGTTAAACTTTGATGTAATTTGTAGTTGAATCTATGTATATATGTTGCTTGTAACTTAATATGGTATCAAAGCCAAGGGGGAAGAGGTCTCGACTTTGAACCCTCCTACCTTCATTATAGTTTGGATTAGATTACACTACTTTATAAACAGAGATAGTTTAGTTATATGGTATGTATTGGCGAATTGAAGTGTAAAAGATATTTTATTTACATTAAGAGATAGAAAAGTTTTCAACTTCATATTCTTTTACCTTATATTGCTATAATACTTATACTGTTAGGTTGGTAGCCTCATTTGTTTTGTGAGGATGTGTTATACATTATTGTGATTTTTTTGCAAAGTTATAGTGTCGTAACTTTTAACCCTGTAGTTGGAATGTGGTTTTAGTTGTAACTTGTAAGTATATAACTAATTATGCGACATTTTAGTAAATAATGTTACTAAATTATGCGGCTTTTTGTTTTTGTATTTGCTTTATAGTTCAAATGGCAGCTTAAGAAGAAAGCTGCAGAAGTTTTTTATTTGCACTTTGCATTAAAGAAACGTGTGTTCATCGAGGAGATCCATGAGAAGCAAGAGCAGGTACATGACAATGTTACTTTAGACCCTGCCTTGCATAATCGTCAAAGGATTTACTGCATTTGTAATTATGTCACTGTGTTGCAAGGTTAAAGAATGGCTGCAAAACTTGGGAATTGGAGAACACACGGGAATGGTGCATAATGAAAACGAACATGATGATGATGAAACTGTTCCTTTAAATCATGATGGAAGTGTCCGAAACCGGTGAGTGCTGATTAGATATTACTTTTGAGAATTAGTGGGAAATGATTATTGCATCCAAGGGTGGCCCTGATTGCATCTTCTCTCTTCATCATTGATATAGTTCTTACAGGTGCTTTTTTATTCAGAGATGTTCCTTCTAGAGCTGCTTTGCCGATTATTCGGCCAGAACTTGGAAGGCAGCACTCGATATCAGACAGAGCAAGGGTAGCGATGCAAGAATACTTGAATCAGTTTCTTGGAAATTTGGATATCGTTAATTCTAGAGAGGTATATCATTAATTATAGAGTGGTTGCCTTTGATGTCTAACTATATATGCTTCTGCACTTGCTTGCGTACTTCTGTGTTAATGTGATGGAGCGGGAGGCTTTATCAAGATGGCTAAATAGTGAAATGTGGAcatgtgcgtgtgtgtgtgtgtgtgtgtttttgcTTGCATACTCGTAAAAGTCATATGTGCACCCTTGTTTCATGACTCCTTTGTAGTGATTTCCTTTTATGCTATGATATATACTTAGTTATTAATTTGTTAATATGATGATGTTTAAAAGTATGTAATAATTATCTGTAATAAATTTCATTATCCTGAAGACTTATGTAAAATACTCCATGTAATTGCAATTATTGAAACACTTTGTATTAATACTTAGGAATGTGAATGTAGCAACATGACCGGTAACACATACAAGTTTACCAGGCATTAAGGCAAATGTTGACAGGGCAGATGTAGCTTTTTAGAAGGCAATCGAAGCTGAGTTGGTGGCGGTTTAAAAATGCTATCGTAGAGAACTAGTTGTGAAAGCTTGCACAACGAATCACATGTTGTATTTAGACTGGATCCCAACATATAATGCCAAAAAAGTTGGTAAACAATGTGATGGAATGCAAATGTTGGCCTATTAGTAATCATATATCGGTTCGATTCTGTTGTATTTGCTTTGGTTCTTCTGTGTCTACCTTGAGCTAGTTTTAAATAATATCATAATCAAGCTTCGTTTGGAAAACGCTAATTGACTGTCAGGTATCAGCCTACTGCCTACATACTAAAAATCAATCCAAACTAAATCCGACAAAGGAACCCAAACAATTTCTTACATCGTGTCCGTAATCAGAGTTTTCCAAAATATTAAATTATTCCTTTTATATCTACATATACATCATGATTTGGAGAGGAAAAAGTCAAGAAGGCAAAATTAACAGTAAGCAAGAGAAACCAACCTGCTCTAGTACTTCAGCAGTGGCTATGTAGTTTCTCAATATTAGCCACCATGCTATGGGTTTCAAAAATTATAACCTCTCTAATCTTTTTTCTATATATTACGCCATATCAGCTTTTATATTAGAAATGCATCAAGATTTGGATGAAGAAAGAAACTTCATAATCAATCTGCACGAGCCTGAAATTGCAAGTACATTATTGTGCAGATTTTGTTCTAATATCCGATCTGAGTATCTCATATTGTGATGATGTACTCATTAATTCAAATCATAAAGAAATTATGGGTTTGCGGGATATTGTTTCTTATTCTACTGGTGATTATAGCTGTCCAATATTCTGATGCCTACATTGCAAAATTTATGTATACTGTAGGTTTGCAAGTTTTTGGAGGTTTCTAGATTATCATTTTCTACAGAGTACGGTTCCAAGCAAAAAGAAGACTATGTGATGGTTAATCATTTATCGACAATTCCAGATGATGATGATCACAGGACATGTTCTCCATGTCAATGGTTCAATTGCTGTAACGACAAGTGGCAAAAGGTTTGAAAGTCTAATTTATAGTCATCAACAAGATATGTGTGTGACATATAGTATTGATCTTTAGATTTGTAGAAGGGACAGATATATTATTTGTTCTTGCATAGTCTTATTTACAACTAGTAAATGTTAGGGTAGACAGATCACTTCCCGCTCTTCCTACTTATGGAGGGTGCTTGAGAAAGTAGATTCCACTGGCTTATAGTTTGCAATTGGTAGCTTTTGTCTCCTACCAGTTTCATGTTCAAATACCAACCCTTACCCACATCCTGTGCATTTAATGTATTCGTTTTAGTGTAGTTTGCGTAGAACATACAAATTTATGGCCCTTCCGTAATTAATAGTTAAACAGAATCAGCACTAACTTTGTAAATGCTTGTGTATGGGTTTGACAGCTGGGAACAACCCTTGTGTAAAATAACTGAAGCCGGCTAACTTCTTACTTTTGCCAGTGTTGTTTTTGTTGTGAAAGTCTTGTCCTCTGACTATGATATTTTGGCAGTTTTAGGTAATTTTATTCCCTATTCTTTAGTCCAGATCATTTCAAAATCCATTTCTATTGTTTAGTCCCTGATCAAGAGTTTTTATTACACGTCTTTAGTTGATTGTAGAGTTTGTAGGAATTAATTATTATTTACGCAGTTTTAATCTTCCTTTTCTTGAATATGGTCGTTCTTGTCCATGTGGTAGTGACCGTCTTCCTCTATTTATGTTCATCTGAAATAAATCATTATCTTGTACGTTCCCAAGAAGTTGCACACTCTTTGGAAAAAATCGATCGTATCTGCTTTCAGTCAAGATTTCAATTGTTTATTAACAGCTAGGTTTAGGAATTAAGTAGTTCTTTATAAAGCATATATAGTATTTGATCATTGTTCTATGTTATTGTTTAAAGGTATGAGTATCTAGTAACCTCTCCTAATTACTATGCACAGGTCTGGGCTGTTCTCAAACCTGGATTTCTGGCTCTACTAAAAGACCCTTTTGACCCCGAACCGTTGGATATAATTATTTTTGATCTGCTACCGGCTTCAGATGGGATTGGAGGCAGAGTACCTTTAGCAGTAGACACGAAAGAACGGAATCCTCTGCGTCATTCTTTTGAAGTAATTCTTATATGAATCTTTAACTTCTGAAAACTCTAGTGGCTGCCATCTCTCTGGCTTAATTAAATTTTTGTCTCCTACTTGAGGTTTTAATTTTTGTATTTACAGTCTACAGAAAACTAGGTGAATAATCTGTATTGTCAATTTTTTCTATCAAAACTAAAATATGTGGCCATTAAAATGGAAGTCATACTTTGTTTACCATAACTAATTGTTCAAGTGTCTTCAGCATCGTAAAAGTGGTTAAGCATACACCTCTTGTGTACCAGGTTATGCTTAAGATCACAATTCTTTGTCTGAATTTGATATACTACTGCTGGGCATTAAGCAAATGATATTGATCAAAAAAATTGCTTTAAATATTTGAGCAATTGTTATGTGTTGACTGTTGAAAATCTTATTATACTATGTTACTCCGACTCTTCAGTTTTGGCTGATGTACCCATGTTGAACAAAATGACAGTCTGACACCACACTTATCCTGTGTTAGATCCTTTAGTGTGAGTTTGGATGCTTTGATCAACTGAAATGCCATATGTCAATGAATTTAGGATCTAAAAGAAAGATGAGAAACAAAGAAAAAGGAGGAataaggagagagagagagaagatgcAGTCTCAGTATTGATGTAAAGACGTTCAGTGATAGTAGAAATCACAAAATCATGTTCAATTTGTGATACAGTGTCTTATCTCAGGTACTTGTTTGTAATAAAATTATGTTCATCTTGTACCCTTTTCTAAATTAAGGACAGGGTCCGGTGTCGCCCATGTATAAAAATATTTAATCTTACCCGGATTTGTGTCATGTTCGACACTCGGCATCTGAATTCGGGAAACATAGATAATACTCTTGGAAGGGATATTACGACCCCATGTCTTGGCTGGTAAGCTATACTAGCTTCAGTGTTCAAGGAGTTTCAGCTCATATCTGAGGATTTA is a window from the Apium graveolens cultivar Ventura chromosome 1, ASM990537v1, whole genome shotgun sequence genome containing:
- the LOC141677941 gene encoding uncharacterized protein LOC141677941, which gives rise to MANSYAAAVAGASTISGTASTNASSSSTTMVSTIDSNHPFYIQNSDNPGIPLVTQLLTEQNYHQRSRSISIALSAKMKLGMIDGSLVKPSNDTFEYPLWVRCNDMVVSWLLNSISTEIRNSVAYFSTAKQIWDDLAIRFSQSNLPRIFQLRKELASMHQGNMPITSYFTKYRTLMAEIDCLSPIPKCVCVNSNCACENAQKLEKYEDMVKLSQFLMGLGDQYTAVRGQLLMMRPTPTLNHAFSLLLQEESQREFANSVPPISENMAMNVRFNNKFKPFNPTGNVQKRASNDHNVLCEFCQNPGHLKDKCFYLHGYPEWHKLYGKPKPKLKRPMNTDVKAVAQVSAKGTQGPPIDYSANSSKDSNITLSEVQCQQIVKMLQDKMTPSSSGFQLSGPYPDEGERDW
- the LOC141677950 gene encoding uncharacterized protein LOC141677950; protein product: MFVGTIMETLSMQCSVHLVPMLKSIKSSSDFFLPSVSCNNVAANFGCKSPCISSFGLYKSGKIRCASCIVVHARRRIRYDEDDDDEEGDGIGYGNNEDIAMLEYYSECVREVALLVKAEVDDQEVEILVFKGFSSSLSHSTSPDPSRSILPARAEIKSIDRIKGPFNPSNIEYIEKGLSLETFKSQFLSK